Part of the Spinacia oleracea cultivar Varoflay chromosome 5, BTI_SOV_V1, whole genome shotgun sequence genome, ATTGATAATACTCTGAAAACGTTTCTGCAACAAACAAAAGATGGTACGTGGACATTGGGTGGGTGGCCACAAAACTCCACTGAGTACTCAATGTCAAAGCTTGCCGTTAATTGTTACTCCAGATATCTGGCAAGAAAACTATGTGACCGACCTGAGGGTGAAAAAATATGTGTAAATTGTTTTTGTCCTGGCTGGGTAAAAACAGCCTTGACAGGTTGGGCTGGTAACGTGTCGGTTGAAATCGGGGCAGACACTGGGGTTTGGCTTGCGTTGCTCCCTGGACATCCAGTTGTTAATGGGAAATTTTATGCTGAAAGACGTGAAATacatttctgaatttttttgggTACACCTTTAAGGTATTGTCTTTAGTTTCTGCTGGTATAAGTagtttttttaatgataaaagtAATGCTTATCACAGCAGGGAGAATAACATTaaaatttttgtaattaaattGAGGTAGTTGCAAATGTTTCAGGTGATAGGCATGGTCTTTATTGGACAGAAATTCATCTCAAAGATATCTCAGCTCAGAAGATGTTCCTTAACCGTATTTTTGCTGCGGAAAAGCACTATGTGTCCACTTTGCTTCGGCCTTGGCATTTCTATGTATTCGGGATTAGATATCTCTCTGTACAAGATAGCTTCCAGCAGCTCTTCTGTGAACATGTACTACCGCCTACCATAGTTTATGTCTGTACATGATTTATTTCTGTTTTTCTCTATATTTCCTGTACGTCAATCTGGTTGTTAACTTGCTTTCCACATTTAGAGGCTCTTGTTAACTTAAATTTTATGATGATTTTGCAAACTATTAACTATGTACTTAACTATCCTTTTAATTCTTGTCTTCCCAAGGCCCAACGCGAGCATCAGCAGCACAGGCCCAAGGCCGAGTGTGCATGCCAATGCACTGCATTCCCTACTGCGTTAAGGGCAGCAGCCCATGCTAACGCAACTACCGCAGCAGCCCTGGCAAGCCAGGTCACGTGTTGGGAACATGGCTGGACGCGCCCGCGTGCACTTTGTGTGTATGCGCGCGGCTGGTGCGTGTGCTAGAAGATTCCATAAATGAGGAGGCCTCCTCCTCGTTGCTTTAGGACTTCCCACACGCAGACcactataaataaataattaaatatagaCCACCCCTTATACCTTTGCGGAGTTTGCGTGTATCAAATCCTAAACACCTACAATGGAGAGGATGACGAGGGAGGTCATTCTGTTACCTCCTTCTTGGGTCAAGAAGAGGCTCCGATGTTGCATTCTGCGAATCCTCATTAGTTAGTTTAATCATGTACTTTTAGCATTGTTAATCACGAGTTTGGTAATATTTAATATCATCCAGCTGGAATGTCAATTTTGAGTCTAATTTGAACTACTTATACCACAAAGAAATCCCAATGTAGCGGTTATGAACTTAAACTCACCGGGGCATTCTTAATTACGATCCCCActttcccatgtactatattaattaaaaatgcattgaaaaccTCACACATGTACTATATTTCATTTTCCCGTGTAATATTTTCGCTTTCCCATGTACTTTATTTCACGTTTCCAtgcaactcaatcatcatttatactttattccacttttccatgtactatatttcattttccttaaaatccgtgttttttGTCAAACGCgactataattatgggacgaagggagtataaaACTAGAATTAGAAAATAATCTAAATAAAACTGAAAAACTGTCTCAACAAAAGCCATCAGAAATTGGCGATTCGGAGTTATGTTTCACCTTCTTTTTCTGACAAGAACTCTGAGACTGGAAGTGCCAATGAGACACCAAAGAGGATCTATCTATGTTTTGTAAGATAAAAGAACCAGGAAATTCTATTCTAAAGAAAGCCAGTCAGCCTCAATTATCCAAAGCACAAAGCAGGAGTCTAGTTCCCATAGcaacatatactccgtattataggAGGAGCGGGAAGGGGGAGGAAATGAGAAACCAACAATTGAAAACTTCATTAATGGTATGCAATGATACATTATAGCAATACAATAAGCCAATAATTCTACTTCAATATATTTTTGAAGAGTGTAACGCTTGCGACAAATGAGTAATGATGAACTTAATTGATACTATTGAGTTTGTAAACATGCAGCATTGGATAATCTGAATTTTGGAAGTGAAAGGATAAGCTGAGGTTACTAACACATACTCGAAAGGTCTTCCTAATCACGGAATGGTGTCAAATCAATAGCAAACTGTTGCTTCCCCTTGCTTACTTTGGCAATAGCAACCAGCTCTTCGAGCAACTCCTCCAAATGACGAAGAGGCCACTGTGTGGGCCCATCACAGGGTGCACTTAACGGGTCGTCATGGACTTCCATGAAGATTCCATCAACTCCAACTGCAACTGATGTCCTTGCGATACACGGAATCAGCTCCCGAAACCCTCCACTAGCAACACCTCCACCATCCAACTTTTGCCCAGCAGGTTGTTGTAGTGAATGAGTAATATCAGCTACAACGGGGCAATTAGCTTCTCTCATCCATTCCAAGTTCCGGGGATCCACAATCAAATCATTGTACCCAAACATAGTCCCCCTCTCACAAACCATAACATTTTCATTGCCAGCCCCTCGGACTTTTTCAGCAGAGTTCACCATCACGTTAGCACCACAAAATTGACCTTTTTTAATATTGATGATTTTCCCTGTTTTGGCAGCTGCAACAAGGAGGTCCGTCTGGCGGCATAAGAAAGCCGGGATCTGGATGATATCAGCAACTTTACCCACAGCTTCACATTGACTGCTTTCGTGCACATCAGTTACTATTGGGAGGTCATATGCTACTTTCACTTTCTCAAGGATTTTCAGGCCTTCTGCCATACCAGGGCCCCTGAATGATTTAGAAGAAGTCCTGTTAGCTTTGTCAAAGCTGGACTTGAAGATCAGAGGCACCCCAACTTTGGTTGTTATTGCCTTTATGTGCTTAGCCATCTTCATAACGTGCTCTTCTGACTCAATTACATTTGGACCCGCCATCACGAAGAATGGTTGGGCTGCCTTAAGTTGGGTATATAGAGCTACGGAAGAATCCATATTTTCAGCTTATCTCCTTAGAGATGATGTCAAACTGCGTATGCAACAAGGCCAAACTACTCAGATTAGTTTGCTTAAGATAATATATTAAGACAATATTATGTTTACAGAACAATGCAACAGGGTCAAACTCTGAAGATAAGATATATCTACGAATGACCAATCTATCATACTTTAAGCAGCATATATAATGATCAACATTAGCTTATAATCAATAAAGACAATAACAGATGGAAACGCCATGTCATTATAATCCCTAATGGTCTTGATTTCGAAGATCATTCCTCTCCCAGATTTTCGAGCTTGTAACACAACCAGCATCCAGAAAACCCATCAATAGATAAAGACAGAGCCAATATAAATCTACGCTCTTGGATTCATAAAAACATGTAGGGACGAAGCTGATAACAACATTCAATTTAACTCTATTCCCATATCAATCCAAGGGATGAAGCTGATAATAACACTTACTTAATCTCTTACTTTTTTCAGACTCCTTCCCCACAATGTTGCAACTTGCAAGTTGCAAGTGTAAAGCAATTAAGCATAACAAAATAGTACTAATCAGCTACTACTACCTTATGAATCCACCAACTGCTTTCAAAAAATGATCTGACCCGACACATGGCTAACCAAGTACTCCGTAATTGCTTGATGTGACTTTGAATCACTCATTCACTCGTACCTGATCTGAACCTACCCGAACACTGAATTTGAGAGCTCTAAATACAGTATGACCTCAAGTTCTTACTTTGAAATCTAATTATGTTTTCTGAAATGGTAACAGGATCATAAACCAGAGATGCATTGCTGAAAACCAAAACCAACAATTGTAACCAGCTAAATCAAAATCAAACCAGAAGTATTGAATGAACGACATTGTCAAAAGGGTATAAATCTTCTATTCATTTTCATCAAAATTATGACAAAATAATACTAGTAAGTGAAATTAATATTCACACGCTAGTCGATCTACAGGAACTTTAAGAGAAAAAACCCCCAATTTAGGGTTCAACAATAATGAAACAAAACCCTTAAAATAACAATATAATGGCCAAATGAGGCCACAATTTATCACTAGTTAAATCATCTCAGTTAACCCAGAAACCACATTTAATCAAGGAATCCGGATTTTGAAGGATCAAATAAATGCATATGCAAATTGAACAAAACAATAACAAAAATTGAATAGCAACAACATTGAACATTAGATCCAAATGTTCCTTACAAAAATTGAAATTACAAGTTTACAACGAACTAACCTCAGCAGTAGCTTGCACTGATGCACTGTGCACTGTTCGAAACCTACGGAAACTGATTGTGCAGGGGTATCGCGGTCAGTTTAAGTTTTCACGAACTCTTCCGTACTCCGGAAAGTTTTATTTTTGCTTTGAGTTTgagaatttttttctttttttttttgacgggagtTTGAGAATTTCGATAGTAGTAACGATAGTAACTAGTTAGGGGTCTTACTATTAaaataacggttttttcatgaaatacccccgaggtttgcaaaaacgcaccaaataccctcgcgtcttttgaatcacataatatacccctattttttcccaagtttgcaccaaatacccctaaaccgaccttccgttagtcctccgttaagtcgtgtttataattcacagaatacccctatttataaacttattgtacaatatacacctattttgaaactaagttgcaccaaatactcaaactgcttttaaactgcagaatttgatttccacaaatcgttcacctaattaatcaaattaatcaacctaaaagttaaacctaaaacaaaaatagaagtaataatcaaagaaaattgaaatgctcaaacaacaaatccaatacgaaattgattgaattgaattttactGTTGGTATACATATCGGTCAGTGCATTAGTCAATGCGGCACTACATCTAAATCCAGCAGCCACCATTGAGGAACGAACTCTCTTCCCAAGTGCAAGCAAACTAGACTCGTGAATTTACTTCATTATCTTATACGGGAAAAGTAATCTGATGGTTTTGTAATAACTGAACTTAATGCAACTGTTCGAGAAGCTTGATGTCACAGGAAGAGCTTGAGGCTGCTAAGGAAGAGCTTGAGGTTGACAAAAGAGCCCACCTTTCCACCTATGAAGGGAAGAGTTTGTGTACTGCATAGCCGTTTAAGGATGGATCAGAAACAATTTGAGGGGATTGGTTAATCGCAATTTGTtcctcaaattcaaatttcacagTGGGGGATGCTTTTTCAGGCCTGATCGGAGATGGTTGGCTGCGGTTATTCAAATTTCATTCCATCATTTTCCAAATTCCTCCGCCCAAAAGGTGGAAAACGGTACCAATTGGCATTTTAAACCAAGTAAAATCACAATCTTAgctattaaacaaattaataACACCAATCACTAGACTTGCAAATTCGAAACAAAGGGAATTACTGAGATAATTAGGAGGCTAAAACAAACAACAGTAGTAGAAGTGTTGAGCAGGTGCCACCTTCCGTGCTTCATTCATTGCTGGTGGTGGCACAAAAGTCATATAATCATCTCCCACTTTTTGCACTTTTTTGCTTGTATTGATTCAAGTGAAATAGACAATTTTTACGTAAATTAAGATAAACCCAGATGAGGAATTTAACAGAAGAACAAAACCCAGAAAGGAATTCTTGAAATTTAGAAGCACGCAAAACCCAAATTGAAAATATTGTAAATCGCCGGCGCCGACAATTAAGTCGATTTCTTGGACTCAGCTGCCGCCTCTGAATCGCCGTCGTTGTTAATGCCACGGAGGCGCTTAATTGACATTTCTTCGAGCAAAACTCAGTGTTCAAAGACAGCACTGAGGTCCATGGCACCAAAAACTCAGTTTTTTGAGGGACTTACAGTTCTGAGCGAAGGCGGCGATTCCTAGGTCGGTGAGTTCACGGAATCCCCGGAGTTTGAGGCGCATGAGGTTACGGCACCGGAGGGAAATGAGAACGAGGGCGTTGTCGCCTATGCTAACAGATCGACGGTCGCACCGAAGGGCGAGCTTGGTGATCGGGTCGAATCGGGAGAAGAGGGAAGTGCGTAACACCGGAACACTGTTGCCGACCAGAGATCGGCCTCCACCGGCGACCAGAGAGCGGAGATCGGACGCCGCCGGCGATCAAAGAGCAAGAGGAAGAACatctgagaggagagagaaaaagaaagaatttgagattttttttttttgggaatttaTTTCGAAAACATGTATTAAGGGCAATATAGTAAAACGccactaacggcagactaacgtccgttaactgaaggtgcatctcatgaacagtacggaaaaataggggtatattatgtgattcaaaagacgcgagggtatttggtgcgtttttgcaaacctcgggggcatttcatgaaaaaaccgttaaaaTAATGTTTATCGTTATTTAACGTCCGTCCACGCTAATCGTGCTACTATTTATAGTGAAAGTACAAAATTACTCTTTTCACCTTACCTCCCCCTCACCTCTCTCTCAACCCCCTCCCCCTCCAGCCCAGTGGCTCGAAAGTGGCCGAAATATAAAATTCGGGCGaacttatttttttgtttttttttgtttttttttctctttaacTCATTATGGTACCTTACTCGTAATCTCGTCGGAAAAAGTTATTGGTAACATTACTTTGTTCATAATTCATCAAAGAAGATGGAACGGGAGCTCACGTAGTGGTTTTAGTCGTAGAAGTGGTTCGCCGGAATTTCGTGAACAAGCATCAATGGAGGCAGTAATaatggagtttttttttttttttttaccaatcaTTTCCCGTGCACAGAATTTGCATGGTGGACATGGGAGTGGCGCACAGAATTTGCATGGCTCCCATGTCCACGGCGCAAATTCTGTGCAGTGGTGCACAGAATTTGCGCCGTGGACATGGGAGCCATGCAAATTCCGTGCGCCACTCCCATGTCCACCACGCAAATTTCGTGCGCCACTCCCATGACCACTATGCAAAGTCCGTGCGCGGGAagtttatttgaaattcaattttttttctttaattttttatataaacTATATTTTCTTATATAAACTATAATTTATATATCGTTCTAACgctaataattttataatacaTGTTCATATTATaaactatatttttatttatataaacTATGATGTATATTTATTGTTTAGCgctaataatttaataatattttctaaCATTTATAGATTAATAATCCCtaacatttataattttttttccgcTAAAAATAATAATGCGGATTATATTCGATTTTTCGTTaacataataaattataatcaactaaaataattatattgaacaatgtaaataaaaacagaaaattaaataataataataataaaacaaataaaatcgaaaataataaaatcaataaaaattaaataaaacaaaaatagtacaacaataatataaaaaaaaagaaaaaaaaaattcaaagcttGCTCTTCCCCTCCCACGCACAAGATTTGCGTGCTCACTATGTCCGCAGCGCACAGCCTCTGCGCCGGTGACATGGGAGTCGTGCACCAGATCTGCACGGCCCACATGTTACCGGCGCACAGGCTGTGCGCGGCGGACATGGATGGGCATGCAAATCTTGTGCGCCATCGAATtggatttaattaaaaaaagaatctAATTTAAGGCAATTGGGTCGCGCAGCGTCGGCAAGAGGCCGGATTGCAGCTCCGGCGAGAGGGGTGTTCTCCGGTGGCTATGGTGCAAGCAAGAGAACGAGAAACGAAGATGTCGTGGGAGGCGAGAATACGGGTGAACAAACTCGACCGGAGTTCGGCTGAGGTGGTGTCGTCGCAACTGTTAGGGCTGCCGGAGGAGGAATGGAGGGAGCTAGGGAGGGAGGGAAAGAGCAGAGAAGGAGGAAAGGGTGatgagggggggggtgaatttgaTTTTAAAGGGCAGGATTTTACTTTCACGCAATAAATTAGACGTTTTTAACGGAATAGGGCGTCGAATAAAAATCATATTATTCGACTAAATAAAAGGCTTGTGATAGTAGAAAAATgtgaaaatacaaaaatatatgaaaaagtataaattcaaagttgtgtaaaacATATGtgaatgaactaaatttgcatactATAATACAAAGTTGGGGATTATAGTTGTGTACTTGTACCGTTGTACGAAGATCTATCTAACAAAGGTAACCAAACTCGAATGACTGAtccaagactaattttcgaaaagacttGGGCATAACTGAGTCAGTCAAATGCAACATATATAGTTTGAACTGAATACAATTTTGATAAACGaatttctaatgttagtctacttactatgtattattattttaattaacttttgcGCTTACCATGTACAAAGTATTATATTTTAACAGTACGCTAACATTACAAGTCCATTCatcaatattatttaaatttgttatcggattaaaaaattataatttatactTTATACAAAAGAGAATTAAAGATTTGGCCCAAAAGGTTATTACTACAATGACATCTTTCCATATGATACCTTTCATGTCCCTTACTACTCACATTTTACGTCTACTCCTAAGTCAGCAAATCTTCATTTGCTTAGCCAACAGTTTACACATGCGGCATGTTATGCTGATTTTTTCCGTTTAGTTTGTCCTTTTGTGAGGGAAACCCCTATTCTATATTTTTGCTTAAACTTTTTTGCTAGATTATTTTTTTGGGTCAAACGTAAAAAGTTTGACCATGAATTATCAGTTTATCACTAACCTATAAGAAATAATTTAGCTTTGTGAGTTCTTGTTACTCTCGActtaatatataattttagaatatcaacttttacaATTTTATCGTGTCTTGAATTCTATGAGAAGTCAAATGGAGCAACGTTTacggacagagggagtaagtcTCTTATTTTGCATTGAGTTTGAGTTCCTAAAAGCCTATAACTAAACAATTACTCTTTATCAAAAATTGCTGGGATAAAGGACTTTGAAGCAGAATATGTGGTCCTATAGTTTGTGTATGTATGCGTGTCACTTCCTCTATTGTTTTATATTAACTTAATTTTAGatatgaaataaaaaaaaaattgactaactacaaatattaactaatactccctccgtttcgaaatactccctccgtttctttttgttctttacgtttagcCTTTTGCACGTTTactaacgactaattaatgtgtattgagattcctctatttttttatttaaacaaggaaaattatgtttatttataatgttctcaTTCTTATCAAAActctgatattggaaaaatgagaaaaatttaatgtcacaatggaaaagtgtgaaagattaaatgacccaatgaatttaattggtgtCAGGTTTTCATTTTTCCTCAGAAGGTCCTCAAGATTATTCAAGTTGCGTGCAGAACGTTTCTCTGGACAGGAGCAACTTTGACCTCTAGAAGAGCTTTGGTTGTGTGGGAAAGGATTTGTCTGCCCAAAGCAGCTGGTGGCTGGAACATTACTTGTATGCCGAGTTGGAACCGTGCTGCCATCTGTAAGTTGCTCTGAAATGTTATGGAAAAAAAAAGATAGAATATGGATAAAATGGATTCACATTTACCATGTGAAGAACAACAATATTATGCAGATGCAAACCCCTAAACAAGCTTCATGGATGGTTAAAAAAATATTGGGAGCATCTGCATACTTTCAACATTTACCCCAGGGATTTACGGTGATAAATCAGTCTCATTTCTCTATACGGAAGATGTATGACATTATTAGAGGGGTAAATGTAAAGGTTCCTTGGAGAAGGTTAATTTGTAATAATTTTGCACCCCCTAAGTGTGTTTTCATTTGCTGGCTTGCTATCTTGGGAAGATTAGCTACGTGCAGCAGGCTTGCTAATTTTGGTGTGCAGTGTGCAGATTTGTGTGGCTTATGTGGTAACAGTGGTGAGACATTAGATCACATTTTTTTGAGTGCGCTATTAGTAGTGCAGTTTGGGGCAAGATTCTGGGTTGGTTGGGTTATAACATGAAGCCAGAGGGATGGCACAAGGAGTT contains:
- the LOC110774687 gene encoding 2-dehydro-3-deoxyphosphooctonate aldolase 1, with translation MDSSVALYTQLKAAQPFFVMAGPNVIESEEHVMKMAKHIKAITTKVGVPLIFKSSFDKANRTSSKSFRGPGMAEGLKILEKVKVAYDLPIVTDVHESSQCEAVGKVADIIQIPAFLCRQTDLLVAAAKTGKIINIKKGQFCGANVMVNSAEKVRGAGNENVMVCERGTMFGYNDLIVDPRNLEWMREANCPVVADITHSLQQPAGQKLDGGGVASGGFRELIPCIARTSVAVGVDGIFMEVHDDPLSAPCDGPTQWPLRHLEELLEELVAIAKVSKGKQQFAIDLTPFRD